The following proteins are encoded in a genomic region of Corticium candelabrum chromosome 19, ooCorCand1.1, whole genome shotgun sequence:
- the LOC134195089 gene encoding zinc finger protein 862-like: protein MDLASTADSGPPAKKVKLPSGMPASYTTWASTRSWLTYRLGEDGSLPKLFCKVCCQRYDKTMLPGGHNRGAWSTRGCTRLKLDAVKEHEESWLHKQAIGHSKQAARVAESGGIQGMQIQHIRNKNKQQDAAMLKCLQALYWIAKEDIALRKWHSLKELLGQVGVDLSAIRLGKNAHYDSDQILGEFLEALAEVVHDETSSLIQRSAFVGVMADETTDVSNICQLDLHLRIVCDGVVRSRFGTFQPVPNTTAYTLTNAICEWCEDRGVNLRRLHFGTDGASNFTGRHSGVASRMKAVNPHLVHVHCVCHREALAVSDACKDVPYLNNVFQPTLGGVFRFFHNSPVREAALHAVQVLFDKTETYLKEPKFVRWLSHEAAVKAFVNCFPALIVALSREASERKDAAAKAYLAHISKVEFVASLLMLQDLLPHLTRLSKVFQKSSFNFSDLQPALDVAMASVEQLRIMPGSNEQQLEQFLESANLTIRDLDLKRRRWRETVRNTYFDKLEQGLRDRFPAMPLLAALSIFDPVAIIEMSMSDVSSFGNDHLEVLLNLLGQPHQVSVDGVKEIVRPLVDSADTRVEWVHAKSVIRADTRFHQCKASAELIATLHRHYSWDLPNLLSVADWGLAIPLSTADSERDFSKLKIIKNARRNRLQYATLNRLMQISVDGPPAAEFPFQTALRKWHGKKTRRVPSKSYTPVSVPAASQHSVTKSCSSSSMLVPISATTGSPAPSPLGEILTDPLPPGSTSSAVPTVSSLVPTSSPVTLAKQKTIKTFFSSVASSEQSPSPLLLKENKQHRTLPTSITVSAAVPAASVPCSTIPSDVTDEQFGRQVVLLPRHQCQSRIDGRNGSNACTIICALFCKELISTESALCGNCSHLQSMMCNCMMEGNKMYDRLGLTGMYSCSEVVNLKPAIGVSICQDFFITPELCHEIFDNLQSQAECNVNGRSAGVLVIHPFSFAVAVDRGLTVFFDSHSHGENGALLAIVSFADSKAYFEKFLNTYYAFLKYDGSVRGKYAQLSILCL from the coding sequence ATGGATCTAGCCTCAACAGCAGATAGTGGACCTCCTGCAAAGAAGGTGAAATTGCCATCTGGCATGCCGGCTAGCTACACAACATGGGCAAGTACTCGGTCGTGGCTGACCTACCGGCTAGGTGAAGATGGTTCACTGCCAAAATTGTTCTGTAAAGTGTGTTGCCAGCGGTACGATAAAACAATGTTACCTGGAGGACACAACAGGGGAGCATGGTCTACTAGAGGCTGTACTCGACTGAAGCTAGACGCAGTAAAGGAGCACGAGGAGTCTTGGCTACACAAGCAAGCTATTGGTCACAGCAAACAAGCTGCACGTGTAGCTGAAAGTGGTGGCATTCAAGGAATGCAGATACAGCACATCcgaaacaaaaacaagcaacaggATGCTGCAATGTTGAAATGCCTGCAAGCTCTGTACTGGATAGCAAAGGAAGATATTGCTTTGAGGAAATGGCATAGTTTGAAAGAGCTACTAGGCCAGGTTGGTGTTGATCTCTCCGCTATCAGACTGGGTAAAAATGCACACTACGACAGTGACCAAATACTAGGAGAATTTCTGGAAGCTCTCGCTGAAGTAGTTCATGATGAAACATCGTCTCTTATTCAGCGATCTGCATTTGTGGGAGTCATGGCAGATGAGACAACTGATGTTAGCAATATCTGTCAGCTTGACTTACACCTTCGCATTGTTTGTGATGGTGTAGTTAGGTCTCGTTTTGGTACTTTCCAACCCGTACCTAACACTACTGCCTACACTTTGACCAATGCAATATGTGAGTGGTGTGAAGACCGTGGAGTCAACCTCCGTCGTCTGCACTTTGGCACAGACGGAGCAAGCAATTTTACTGGCCGCCACAGTGGCGTTGCCAGCCGAATGAAAGCAGTCAATCCACAtcttgtgcatgtgcactgcGTTTGTCACCGTGAGGCCTTAGCAGTATCTGACGCGTGCAAAGACGTCCCCTACTTAAATAACGTATTCCAGCCAACGCTGGGAGGAGTATTTCGCTTTTTTCATAACTCGCCAGTGAGAGAAGCAGCTCTGCATGCTGTACAGGTACTGTTTGACAAAACTGAGACTTACCTTAAAGAACCCAAGTTTGTACGGTGGTTGTCGCATGAGGCTGCAGTAAAAGCCTTTGTAAACTGTTTCCCAGCATTGATAGTAGCTCTTAGCCGCGAAGCCTCTGAAAGAAAAGACGCTGCTGCAAAGGCATACCTTGCTCATATCTCAAAGGTAGAGTTTGTTGCTTCCTTGCTAATGCTTCAAGATTTGCTACCTCACCTGACTCGGCTTTCGAAAGTGTTTCAAAAATCCAGTTTCAACTTTAGCGATTTGCAGCCAGCACTAGATGTAGCTATGGCATCCGTAGAGCAGCTCCGAATAATGCCAGGGTCTAACGAGCAACAACTTGAACAGTTTCTGGAGTCTGCAAATCTTACGATCCGAGACTTAGATCTTAAGAGACGCAGATGGAGAGAAACAGTTCGAAATACTTATTTTGATAAACTTGAGCAAGGTTTGAGAGACCGATTTCCTGCAATGCCGTTGCTTGCAGCATTAAGCATATTTGATCCTGTAGCAATTATTGAAATGTCAATGTCAGACGTGTCTTCTTTTGGCAACGATCATTTGGAAGTTTTATTAAACTTACTCGGTCAACCTCACCAAGTTAGTGTTGACGGTGTTAAGGAAATTGTTAGGCCACTTGTAGATTCTGCGGATACCAGAGTGGAATGGGTACATGCAAAATCTGTCATCAGAGCAGACACACGATTTCATCAGTGCAAAGCTAGTGCCGAGCTAATAGCCACACTTCATCGACATTATTCATGGGACCTACCAAACCTTCTCAGTGTTGCTGATTGGGGTTTAGCTATACCATTGTCAACTGCAGATAGCGAACGCGATTTTAGCAAGCTCAAAATTATAAAGAATGCTCGTCGAAACCGTCTACAGTATGCTACTCTCAATCGATTGATGCAGATATCTGTTGATGGTCCTCCAGCAGCAGAATTTCCGTTTCAGACTGCTCTGCGGAAGTGGCACGGGAAAAAGACAAGGCGGGTACCCTCTAAAAGCTACACACCGGTGTCTGTACCAGCAGCGTctcaacattctgtaacaAAGTCGTGTTCTAGCAGTTCAATGCTTGTTCCAATTTCGGCTACCACTGGTTCACCTGCTCCAAGTCCCCTTGGGGAAATACTCACTGACCCCCTACCACCTGGCAGTACCAGTTCTGCCGTGCCTACTGTCTCATCATTGGTTCCTACTTCATCACCTGTGACACTTGCAAAGCAGAAAACAATCAAAACATTCTTTTCCAGCGTAGCGTCTTCAGAGCAATCACCATCACCGTTGTTACTGAAGGAAAATAAACAACACCGCACACTTCCAACTAGCATTACAGTATCAGCTGCTGTTCCTGCTGCATCTGTTCCTTGCAGTACAATCCCTTCGGATGTAACTGATGAACAATTTGGACGGCAAGTGGTTTTGCTTCCACGCCATCAATGTCAGAGTCGTATAGACGGTAGAAATGGTTCAAACGCGTGCACAATAATTTGTGCCTTGTTTTGCAAGGAACTCATTTCAACCGAATCAGCATTGTGTGGCAATTGCTCTCACCTTCAGTCAATGATGTGCAACTGCATGATGGAAGGAAACAAGATGTACGATCGATTAGGACTAACAGGTATGTACTCGTGCAGTGAAGTCGTCAACCTCAAACCTGCAATAGGGGTTTCAATCTGTCAAGACTTCTTTATAACGCCTGAACTGTGTCATGAAATTTTTGACAACCTTCAATCACAGGCAGAGTGCAACGTAAATGGTCGTTCTGCAGGCGTGCTAGTGATTCATCCGTTTTCTTTTGCTGTAGCAGTAGACCGTGGACTTACAGTTTTTTTTGACAGCCATTCTCACGGCGAAAACGGTGCTCTTCTTGCTATTGTTTCGTTTGCTGATAGCAAGGCTTATTTCGAGAAGTTCCTAAACACGTACTATGCTTTCTTGAAGTATGATGGCAGTGTAAGAGGAAAGTACGCTCAACTTAGTATATTGTGCCTCTAG
- the LOC134194561 gene encoding tigger transposable element-derived protein 6-like: MAKAKRKVLLVVDNCTAHRHVAGLKATELLFLPPNAIAKLQPCDCGIIKNLKTHYRSLMLRKLLQHFDSGWRGTQPLWPQWRTALKKQDSKQTSATTDVETDEPSVMPLVEGLLDRGLIDSSFAAVDFFNVDSEVLVYPAMTVAEVVSSLQHSAEADNPSTEDDCGDEVPLVSHYEASNCLQKLRYFVVQRDGNSDLLDQIGKLEKKIDSFAVKHRYQVTLESYIF; encoded by the exons ATGGCCAAAGCCAAGCGTAAGGTGTTGCTAGTGGTTGATAATTGTACTGCTCATAGGCATGTGGCTGGTCTCAAAGCTACAGAGCTTCTGTTTCTCCCTCCTAACGCTATTGCCAAGCTTCAACCTTGTGACTGTGGAATAATAAAGAATTTAAAGACTCACTACAGATCTCTCATGCTTCGCAAGTTACTGCAGCATTTTGACTCAG GATGGCGTGGGACTCAGCCACTATGGCCACAGTGGAGAACTGCTTTAAAAAAGCAGGATTCCAAACAGACAAGTGCCACCACAGATGTTGAAACAGATGAGCCAAGTGTCATGCCTCTTGTTGAGGGTCTTCTAGACAGAGGTCTAATAGACAGTTCTTTTGCTGCAGTCGACTTCTTTAATGTTGATTCAGAAGTGTTGGTATATCCTGCAATGACTGTAGCTGAAGTAGTTAGCAGTCTGCAGCATTCAGCAGAAGCAGACAACCCTTCCACAGAAGATGACTGTGGTGATGAAGTACCACTAGTTAGCCATTATGAAGCCAGCAACTGTTTGCAGAAGCTTCGATATTTTGTTGTACAGAGAGATGGTAATTCAGATTTGCTAGACCAAATAGGTAAATTAGAGAAAAAGATTGATAGTTTTGCAGTCAAGCATAGGTATCAGGTGACTTTAGAGTCTTACATATTTTAG
- the LOC134194562 gene encoding tigger transposable element-derived protein 4-like: protein MREVKCALRERLDLSTDNHRMYWASFASRKLVTLSLKRKIEMIDCVERGGKKDIANDFGIAPSSVSTVVRDKDRYRKLFYEGHTDVSKKRARPAKHEDVEEALLRWFMGARSENVPLSGPILISKAEDLAKELGKCDWSCSVGWLDRFKKRHSLTCKSMCGERAAVDEEVTDSWVTDVLHSVLARYNPRDVFNADETGLFWRLLPDKTLAFKHEKCHGGKKSKERRTAMVCTKWMGQKNGHYW, encoded by the coding sequence ATGCGTGAAGTAAAATGTGCTCTGCGAGAACGGCTTGACTTATCAACCGACAACCATCGGATGTATTGGGCTTCTTTTGCTTCACGTAAACTTGTTACGCTATCTCTAAAGCGAAAAATCGAAATGATTGACTGTGTTGAAAGGGGCGGGAAAAAGGACATCGCCAATGACTTCGGCATCGCACCAAGTAGTGTTTCAACAGTAGTTCGGGACAAGGACAGGTACAGAAAACTTTTCTACGAAGGGCACACTGATGTGAGTAAGAAACGCGCTAGACCTGCTAAGCACGAGGATGTCGAAGAAGCGCTGTTGAGGTGGTTTATGGGCGCGCGATCAGAGAACGTGCCGCTAAGCGGGCCAATCCTAATAAGCAAAGCCGAAGACCTGGCGAAGGAACTCGGTAAATGCGATTGGTCTTGCAGTGTAGGATGGCTTGACAGGTTTAAGAAACGTCATTCGCTCACATGTAAGTCAATGTGCGGAGAAAGAGCGGCAGTTGACGAAGAAGTTACTGATTCATGGGTGACGGACGTGTTGCATTCAGTTCTTGCAAGGTACAATCCTAGAGACGTTTTCAATGCTGACGAAACTGGTTTGTTTTGGAGACTTTTGCCAGACAAGACGCTTGCATTTAAACATGAGAAATGTCATGGTGGCAAGAAATCAAAGGAGAGAAGAACAGCAATGGTGTGCACCAAATGGATGGGTCAGAAAAATGGCCATTACTGGTGA